A segment of the Chloroflexota bacterium genome:
TCGCCCATTGACTTCACCGGCGACTTGAAAGTAGTAGGCGGCAAACCTTTAGCCAAGCGCGGACGCATCCCAGGTATTACGCCCAACCCGAGATTGAGGAAGATTGATTTGCGGGGGAATTAGTGCTTGTCAAACTAAAGGCTGGATGACAATACGTCTTATTCTTCGTCACCGCCTTCATCGATCGTATCTTCTTCTGGCTCGAATTCTTCTTCCTCCTCTTCTTCGGTAACTGGTTCCTCGAGCAGCAGCGCAGCAGCCCTCTCTGCTTCCGAAAGTACGGCCTGGACATCGAAGTCTAATTTGTCGCCCAGTAGCTCTGCCAATTGTTGCAGATTGCGCAAGGCGATGGCATTGGCGGGATCGCGTTGCAGGCTCTCGCGATAGGCGGCAGCGGCCTCCTGGCGTTTGCCCAGTTGGTTGTAGGCGTGTCCCAATCGGTTATAAGCCTGGACGTCGTCAGGAAAGGCTTCCAAGATTCGCTTGTTCAGTTCGATAGCCTCTTTCCATGCTCCTTCAAAGGCCAGACGAACCGCTTGGCGGGCCCATTGTTCGTGCGTATCACGAGTAGGTGATAACTCCATGAAGCAGAACTCCTTTCTTGTACAATTAAACTGCTATGAGCGGTGTTCGATTTTAATGAGTTACATGTTTTTTGCAAAGTCGCCTTTCGGCGGTAAGCGTTTGCATCTCTTCTAGGAAAGGGATGTGAGCCAGAGAAAAGAACATTTGGACAAATACAAGATACCGAGTATAATAAATTAAAATCAAACCTATTTACTGGGTATATGTCTTTACCAACACATTTGCACTGCTGGCTTTTCTCGCGATATTAAGGAGGGCAAGATGGCGAGTGTGGTGTACGACCATGTCACGAAGCGATTTGGCGACGTCGTGGCTGTGAACGACTTGAGTCTGGAGGTGCAAGATAAAGAGTTCTTGGTTCTAGTAGGCCCTTCGGGTTGTGGCAAGACCACTGCGTTGCGCTTGTTGGCCGGCTTAGAAGAGGTAACCGAGGGGATCATCAAAATCGGCGATCGCGTGGTGAACGACATTGCTCCCAAAGACCGCGATATCGCCATGGTGTTCCAGAGTTATGCGCTCTATCCACACATGAGTGTGTATGACAATATGGCCTTTGGCCTCAAACTCCGCAAAATGCCCAAGACGGAGATTGACAAGCGGGTCAAAGAGGCAGCAAATATTCTGGGCATCGAGCATTTACTGGACCGTAAACCCAAGCAGCTCTCTGGCGGCCAACGCCAGCGCGTCGCGCTGGGACGGGCCATCGTGCGCGAGCCTCAAGTATTCTTAATGGATGAGCCTCTCTCCAACCTTGATGCCAAACTGCGTGTGCAGACCCGTGCGGAAATCTCCAAATTACATCAACGCTTGGCGACGACGTTCATTTATGTAACCCACGATCAGACGGAAGCCATGACGATGGGCACTCGCATCGCAGTC
Coding sequences within it:
- a CDS encoding tetratricopeptide repeat protein: MELSPTRDTHEQWARQAVRLAFEGAWKEAIELNKRILEAFPDDVQAYNRLGHAYNQLGKRQEAAAAYRESLQRDPANAIALRNLQQLAELLGDKLDFDVQAVLSEAERAAALLLEEPVTEEEEEEEFEPEEDTIDEGGDEE
- the ugpC gene encoding sn-glycerol-3-phosphate ABC transporter ATP-binding protein UgpC, whose product is MASVVYDHVTKRFGDVVAVNDLSLEVQDKEFLVLVGPSGCGKTTALRLLAGLEEVTEGIIKIGDRVVNDIAPKDRDIAMVFQSYALYPHMSVYDNMAFGLKLRKMPKTEIDKRVKEAANILGIEHLLDRKPKQLSGGQRQRVALGRAIVREPQVFLMDEPLSNLDAKLRVQTRAEISKLHQRLATTFIYVTHDQTEAMTMGTRIAVMKEGVLQQLDTPQNLYDKPGNIFVAGFIGSPAMNFFNAKLEASDEEVFIDAGSFRVKVPSDRVPPLKDYLGQEIIFGIRPENIHDREFAPPGITAQYVEALVEVTELMGNEVYVYLVSNGNSFIARVNPRTSARPGKRLGVAFDMGAIHLFDRKTEKAIR